Sequence from the Streptomyces mobaraensis NBRC 13819 = DSM 40847 genome:
CGGTGCCCGCGAATTTCGCGTGGGTGACGAGCTCCACCTCGTGCCCCTCGGCGACGAGCCGGTGCCCGAGGCCGGTGTACGGGACGACGGACCCCGTCGTGCCCGCGGTGATGATGTCGATGCGCAATGTTCCGGCCTTCCCTGCTCCGGGCCCTCGCCGGCCGCCGGGACGGTCCGGCGTGTCACGAGGCGTGTGCCTGCCGGAACAACGACGCGGCCCCCGGGCGGATACGGCACGGGTGCCACCCTGGGCGCAGGTGTGCGGTTTCCGCGCGCCGGGCGGAGGGCGGGGGCCCGTTGACCTGACATCTCATGACCCGAAGTTCCGCCGCTCGTGGGCCCGTCCGTGTCTCGCCAGTCCCGTCCCTCCCGTCCGTTCTTTCCCGTCCGCCGAATCCGCCGAATCCGCCGCGTCCGCCGCGTCTGTCGCGTCGGCCGCGTCCCGACCGTCCGTGTCACGACCGTCGGCCGCACGTCGGCCGGCCGGCCAGGACGCCGTCGAGCAGCCGCGACAGCGCCCAGGCGAAGTCGGCGCGGGGGTCGTCACCCTGAGGGTGTGCTGTGCTGGTGTGGCCGGTGGGGTGGGAGTTGAGGAGGTGGCCGAGGAGCAGGTTCCAGAGGACGCGGTAGGCGCGGGCGGCCTCGTCCGGCGGGAGGCCCGCCTCGGCGAGGGCGGTGAGGGCGCCGTCGGCGAACGGCGCGGCGGCGTCGACCGTGTGCTCGCCGTCGGCGATGATCCGGGCGGCCCAGGGGTGCCGGGCCAGGTGGTCGTGGGCCGCCAGCCAGTGCTCCCGGAGCCGCTCGTGGAGGTCGCCGGTGTCCGTGCGGCGCGGCAGCCGGACGGCCACGTCCTCGGCGAGCAGGGACAGCAGCTGGCCCCGGTCGGTGATGTGCCGGTAGAGGGACGCCTGGCCGGTGCCGAGCCGTTGGGCCACCTGACGGACCGTCAGAGCGCCGAGGCCGTCCTCGTCGGCGATGCGGCGCGCGGCGGCGACGATCAGGGCCCGGGAGAGCGGGCGCCGGCGGCCGGGGACTGGTGATGTCACGCCGTCACCTTACACAGCGGAGCGTGATGACCCGGGGCTCCGGAATCGCTTGCCCGCGCTATGTACTTAGCTTAGCCTTACCTGACGCGAACGGCGTTCGCATGTGCTCCACATCCCTGCCCCCTTCCCCCTCTTGAGGTATCCCTTGGCCACCTCACCCTCCCGCGGCGGCCCGGCGGGCAACGCGGCCCTCGCCGCGCTCGTGCTCGCGGTCCTCTCCTACTCGCTGGTCCAGACGATGCTGGTCCCCACCGTCGGAGTCCTCCAACGCGACCTGCGCACCTCACCGGCCGCCGCCTCCTGGGCGGTGCTCAGCTCCACCCTGCTGACCAGTGCCGTCCTCACCCCGCTGATCAGCAGGCTCGGCGACCGGCACGGCAAACGCCGGGTCCTCGTCGCCACCCTGACCGTCCATCTGGCCGGCACGCTCGGGGCCGCCTTCGCGTGGGACGTCGCCTCGCTCATCGTGCTCCGCGCGGTGCAGGGCGTCAGCCTCGCCCTGCTGCCCCTGGCCCTCGGGCTCATCCGCGACGTCATGCCCCCGCACCGGGTCGCCGGCGCCCTGGGACTGACCTCCGGGCTGGTGGCGGGCGCCGCCGGCGCGGGTCTGCTGGTCGGCGGGCTGCTGGTCGACCACGCCTCCTGGCGCTGGCTGTTCGCGGCCGGCGCGCTGCTCGTCGCGGCGGCGCTGGCCGCCGTCCTGCGCTGGGTGCCGGAAGGGCCCACGGCCCCCTCCGGGTCCCTCGACGTCCCCGGCGCCGCGCTGCTCGGCGGCGCCCTGGTCGCCGTTCTGCTCGGCCTCACCCAAGGGCCCGCCTGGGGCTGGGCCTCGCCCGCCGTGCTGGGCCTGTTCGCCGGCTGCGCCGTGCTGTCGGCCCTCTTCCTCGCGTGGGAACGCCGCGTCCCGCACCCGCTCGTCGACCCGGCCCTGCTGCTCGGCCCCGCCATCCGGACCGTCCACCTGGGCGCCTTCCTGCTCGGCGCGGTCCAGTTCGTCTTCTACGTGCTGATCCCCAAGCTGGCCGAGGCGCCCTCGGGTCCCGGGGTGCCGGGGGGTTACGGATTCGGCGCCTCCGTCACCGTCGCCGGGCTGATCCTCGTCCCCGGCACGCTGTGCGGACTGCCCGCGAGCGCCCTGGCGGGCAGGGTCGAGGGCCGCTTCGGCGCCCGCGCGCCGCTCGCCCTCGGACTGGCCGTGAGCGCGGCGGGCGGCGCGCTGCTCGCCCTCGAACACCACGCGGTCCGGCACCTCGTGCTCGGCTACGCGGTCATCGGCACCGGCTTCGGCTTCGCCATGGCGGCGTTGCCCCGGATGGTCCACCAGGTCAGCGGCCCGGACACCGGCGCGACGGCCAACGGCGTCAACACCGTCGCCCGGACCGTGGGCGGCGCCGTCGGCAGCCAGCTCGCCGCGGCGATCCTGGCGTCGCGGACCGTGCCGCACACCGCCGTCCCCGCCGCCCACGGCTACACCGTCTCCTTCTGGACGGCGGCCGGCGTCGCCGCCGCGGGGGCACTGCTCCTGCTCACCGGACGTCGGCCGGGCGGCTCCGGATTCCCCACCCCGACGGCGCCCGGCCGGACGCGACGCGCGGACGGAGCGCGGGCCCGGTCCGAGCCGTAGACCGGCCACCGGATTCCCCGCCCCGCCGGCGGCCGCCCGGAAGGACCGCTCTCCGGCCGCGACCGCCGGGCACCGACGCGCGAACCAACCGCCCGTCCGGCCCCGTTGGCCCCGCGGCGCGCTCCTCGCGCCCACCGGTCCGTACCCCGGCGGTGGCCCCGCGGACCCAGCGCGCGGACAACTGCCTGCGCGCCCCCGGCCGTAGACCCACTGCGGGTAACCGCGCCCACGGCTTCCCGCCCCCGGTGGCCGCCGGAGTCGGCGCGCGCGGCCGTCCGCCCGTCCCGGTGCGTGACCGGCGGCGTGTGCCCGGCGGCGGCGCCCGTTCCCGATGTGCGGGCCGACGGTTCGCCGGGAGCCGCGTATCGGCCACCCGGAGTCGGCGCGGGCGATCGTCGGCCCGCCCCGCCCCGGCCCGTGACCGGCGGCGTGTGGCTCGCGTCCACCGGCCCGTGCCCCGGCGGCGGCAGGCGGCCGGCCCCGGCGCGCGGGCCGACGGTTCGCCGGGAGCCGTTACCCCGACCCCCCGACTCAGCGCGCCGACGGACCGTCCGCCCGTCCCAGTCCGTACACCCGCCGCGCGTTCCCCGCGCCCACCAGTTCCGCGACCCGCGCGGCGTCCGCGGCCGACCAGGCGCCGTCGCCCACCCAGGTGGCCAGCAGCCGGTCCAGGCCGCGTCGGAACAGGGCCGCGCCCACCACGTACAGCTCCGGGAGGCCGTACGCATCGGTCGAGAACATCAGCTTGCCGAAGGGAGCCAGCTCCAGG
This genomic interval carries:
- a CDS encoding TetR/AcrR family transcriptional regulator, which gives rise to MTSPVPGRRRPLSRALIVAAARRIADEDGLGALTVRQVAQRLGTGQASLYRHITDRGQLLSLLAEDVAVRLPRRTDTGDLHERLREHWLAAHDHLARHPWAARIIADGEHTVDAAAPFADGALTALAEAGLPPDEAARAYRVLWNLLLGHLLNSHPTGHTSTAHPQGDDPRADFAWALSRLLDGVLAGRPTCGRRS
- a CDS encoding MFS transporter, whose amino-acid sequence is MATSPSRGGPAGNAALAALVLAVLSYSLVQTMLVPTVGVLQRDLRTSPAAASWAVLSSTLLTSAVLTPLISRLGDRHGKRRVLVATLTVHLAGTLGAAFAWDVASLIVLRAVQGVSLALLPLALGLIRDVMPPHRVAGALGLTSGLVAGAAGAGLLVGGLLVDHASWRWLFAAGALLVAAALAAVLRWVPEGPTAPSGSLDVPGAALLGGALVAVLLGLTQGPAWGWASPAVLGLFAGCAVLSALFLAWERRVPHPLVDPALLLGPAIRTVHLGAFLLGAVQFVFYVLIPKLAEAPSGPGVPGGYGFGASVTVAGLILVPGTLCGLPASALAGRVEGRFGARAPLALGLAVSAAGGALLALEHHAVRHLVLGYAVIGTGFGFAMAALPRMVHQVSGPDTGATANGVNTVARTVGGAVGSQLAAAILASRTVPHTAVPAAHGYTVSFWTAAGVAAAGALLLLTGRRPGGSGFPTPTAPGRTRRADGARARSEP